The genomic DNA TATCACCTGCGAAAGAAGAGACTACTGCGGTCCTATATCCTTTTTCACGGGCGAAAATACTTCCAAGAGTAGGGATCTTGACTCCGAGGGAAGATCTGTCCTTCTTATCGGGAAACATATCCTGTATACCGTGATCGAAGGAATAGCGGCCGCTAAGTAAATCAGCCCATGCAGGGAATGTTCTAGGAATAGTCGTATGGTGATCGATGAAAATTCTCGAATCTTTCGCTAATGCATCTATATTAGGTGTGAACCCCTCCCTCCCGGAAGCGTAACCTAATTGATCTTGGCGAATGCTATCGGCAGCAAGTATGAGAATATTCATATTAGGAAATTTTGTTATAGCCGAAGATACGCCCGTCTCCGCCGAAGATTTGTTCGCAAATTGCGGAGAAATTTTAACACAATATCCTAAGAAAAATCCGATCGCCAAAATGGAGGATAATAGGAATTCATATCTTCTCTTCTTGAATGACGGAGCCCAAGAATACGCCAAACTAGAAGCCAATACTCCGACGGCGGACCCAATCGAATGGAATCCGTAAAAGAAAAGTAAGAACAAAAGGAAACGAATCGCGGACTGTACTTTATTCTTTTCTAATAAATATTGAATCTTCCTGCCCATCTGTGTTAGAATCAAAACCGTCAATAAACTCAAGGGAAGCCAAGGAGGTATATGATCCGTAAGAAAATATAAAAACCCGAGCGCCCATGATTGGCGATAATAAAAGAATTCTCCGTAAACTTGAGGGTATTTCGAAACGGAGGCGCAAAACAATAAAAACAGACCTACCGCCAAAAATGAATACTGATATTCGGCACGGATCTTCTTTCCGTCAGAGTATCTGTCCCATTCGGGCCCAAGGAGTAATATGGAAAACGCGGAAAAAAAAGCGTATGATACGAATAAAACGCCACTCAGATCCTTCAAGATCAAAGGGATCAATCCGTAAATCAGAGATCGAAATTCGCTGATATCCACACCCATTACATGAAAAGAAGTGTTGACCGCGGCAAAAAAGACGGAAAGAGAAGCTACAAAAAGAAAAGCATGAAGCCAGGGATTCCCGGACTTAAATTGGTACTTTATAAATTTTTTAAATTTAAACCAGAACGCGGACATTCAGCACGTTCCTACCGAAGGGTCGAGGTTCAAAACCGTCCCAGTTTAAAGCTGTCGGAGATTGAATGGCGATTACGGCAACGCCGGATTCTTCCGCCACAATATCCTCAACCATCGCCTTGATTTTCGCTTCCTTCTTTTCCCAGAAAGAATACGGAGGATCGATAAAATACACCTTATGCGTTTGAGTCAGATCAAAATCCTTATGAAATCGAAACGCGTCCTTACGCAAGACGAGATGTTCCCTATCGAGCCGACTAAGAACTCCCTTTAAACTATCGTATCGATCCCACGCTAATTCCAAAAAAACCGCTTTTGCAAAACCGCGACTTAACGCTTCGATTCCGATTTGCCCGGAGCCCGCAAAAAGATCCAAGAAGGCAGCGTCGCTCAGATTCAATCGCCCTTGGAGTTGCAAAGATTCCAATATGTCAAAGAGTGATTTCTTGAAAATAGCTGGTGTAAAATTGCTTTTCCCCTCCGGAGAAACGGGGGATGGAATCACTCTCCCTTTCAAATCGCCGGTCTGAATCCGGAGGCCCTTTCCTTTTTTTGCAGGTTTCATTTTTCTTCCTTTGTCTTTTCGAGGCTGAATTCAAGAATTCGAATTCGTTTACCCAACTTGGAGTCCTTCGCGATTCCTTTTGCCTTTTCCAAAACGGAATCGGCAGACTGATAATCCTTGGAAGAATAAAGAATGCAAGCGTATGTGTAAATCCCTTCCTTATATCGAACGGAGGATTCCCCCTTTTCTAAGAAAATTTTACCCCAGCGAATACCGGATTCGTAGGCTTCCAATACCAGGGCACGCTCCAGAAAGAGATATACCGCGTTATAGAAAACACCGGGATGGTTTTTGTGTCGAGAGTAGATGCTCGTGAGAGTCTTGTCGATTTCCTCGATGTTCGGCTCCGAGGCGACGTATAAAAGGAGAATTTTATAGTCTACTTCTCCCTGTCTCAAAAGCGGACGGGAGACACGGACCAAAACGTCATAGTTTCCTTTTTTATAATATTCGTATACTTGATCGAAATCGACCGCGAACGCCGGAAACGTGAACAGACAAAAAAGTAGATAAATAAATAACGGCCCGGTTCCGCTGCGATTCATTTTAGACCGCGGCGGAACGGAAAGATTCAAAGTTCTATTACGTTCGAGGAGCCGCACATCGCGCAGATATAACTTTCCGGAGTATCGATGGCACTCTCGGGATCGCTCTCCCAACGGTGGTCGCAGTCCTCGCAGACATAGGTTACGGCCTCATCGTCGAGGAAGTCTTCCTCCCCGTCCGTGTCATAATCCTCGTCAAATTCGTAGTCATAGGGCATATTTACACGGAAACCAAGGGGGGTCAGGGAGTCAAGCGAGACTAATAATCAACGACCCAAAAAATACGTGAAAGGTCCGGGCTTCCGGGAGAAGTTGCCCGAAGGATGCTATATCAACCCCGTCATAGAAGTTACAAGAAAAAAGCAAATTATAAGCCTTTGGTATTCTTCTTGCTTATACTTGCACTCGCAGGGACAGCTTTCTTTTTTCGTCAAGATATTCGAAATTTGTTCGCCGGCGATCGCAGACTGCTACTCGAAAAGGAAAGAAAGATTCTGCAAGATGGAATCTTAAAAGCCGAACCGAAAGAAAATGAAATCAAAGAGTTTCGTTCTTTATCGAAAGATTTTGCTTCGACCAACCCGAAAGACGGAATCTCTTATCATTATCTGGCCCTTTCCGGATATTATGAATTTTTACTATTAGGATTTCGTTTCGATTCGGGAACGCTCTCCAAAATAGCTTATACCGGATTCGATCAATTTCTTTCCGAAGACGCTTCCTATCTTCCGCTTGTTGAGGATTCTTACCGTAATGCGCTCCGGGCTCAAGCGATCGATACTGAATTCAAGGAATCCACGGATAATCGCTACTTGATCGCATTCGGGGAAGCGGTTCGACAAAAACTAAGCCGCGCCGCCTTGAATAAATTATTAGTTTCCATCGATCCGACAAAGCTTAGCCCGGAATTACGCATCGGATATGCTTGGACTTGTCTCTTGGGAAGCTCGCTTTCGGGGAACACCGAATTTTTACGAACAACCCTCACGCAACCGGAGGTTTCCGGTCCGTTACTTCTTTCCGCAAGAGAAGCTGACTTTCTGACCGCACTTTCCGAATTCAGAGCCGGTCAATACGTTTCTTCCTTGGCCTTATTACGCAAAGTAAGAAATGCAAACGAAGATTTTTTAACCGGGAGCTCCAAAATTTTGGAAGCTAGAATTTTCTATTACCAGAATCTTCCGCCGAAAGCGTTGGCCTTACTCGAAGAATATTATCCGACTGCCGGAGATCGTAAAGAGGAAGTTCTGAATTTAGCGAAGGAAATTTTAGGAAAGAACCCGACGCTAAAGACAAACCTTCCGATCGAGGAATAATATGAGATTTTCCCTTATCGTTTTACTTTCTATCTTCGCGTTTTCTTGCGGAGTAAAACCGGTTCCTCCTCCCACAGGGACATTTTGCGATCCGCTAAAGAAAGAAAGGGAATGCATAATGTTGGATTTCAGAAACGGAAAAACCGTTTTCGAAGAGAAGGAATATTCCCTCAAATCCTCCAGCATTCTCAACTATTCTTTTACGGCAGGAGACATCGTTTACGAAATCGAAGTTTTAAACGAGAATCGAGTGAAAATAGTCGGAACGGACGGATCTCAAAAATTATTCCTTCGTTTAAAAGAGAAGGGAGAACGCAAACGGGAGTGGGCCAGGCTCTGGCAAGTGATCAAGGAAGGGTTAGGTCTAAAATAAACGAAGGAATAATTCTTATCGTCTAAATCCCGGAAAGATGAATCGAATTCCGAAAATCATTCCTTGCGATTTGACATCTTCGGGAACAGTTCCGAAATTTTGACCCCTTAAAGTGTCGATACAGGCTCTATCAACCATATCCTGGCCTTGGGAAGATACTAGTTTCGTATCGATTACCTGACCGGCGTCGTTTAACATGAATTGAACCCTGACTTCTCCGGGGATAATCGCCTCTCTAACGACAGTACCGGCTCCGTCACGATAACCGAAATTTCCTCCACCGGGCGGTGCAAAACTTCCTTCGATTTGGCGGAGCATTCGCTTGAAGTAATCGTATCCGGCAAGTTTCTTACGCGGAATCGAGAGAGATTGGCCGCCGTCCCAGCGAAAAAGAAAGTCCTGCTCAAACCGATAATTGAACGGTATTTTCGTCATTCTCCCGCTGGCGGAAGATTGGGTTGCCTGCTCCTGACTTTTCGTCTGCTCTTGTACCGGGTCATTTTTTAAGATGGCGACTTCGTAAACTTTCTCTTCCTCGGTTTTTGTTTGCGAGGATTTAGGATTCGCTTGTTGCGAGGGGCGTTTGATCAGGTTTCCCCAAATAAATTCACGATGGGGAGAATCGGTATGAAACCCTTCTTTCTTCGTTAATCCTCCCGACCCTGCCGCATCCACGTTTGACAACGCCTTGTATTCGTCCTTTACCCGACTATCCACAAAGTCCTGCTCCAAAAGAACTTCGTAAATCTTTTCGCGTTCGTCTCGATCGGTGACTTTCACCATGGGGTCTTCCCCGAGAATTTTCCAAAGGACGTTTCTAGTAAAGAGATGCGCGACCAGAAACGAAGCGAATGCAAACACCAAAAAAGAAGCGAAAAGAAGACGGCGATCGTCTTCGTCTATATTGGTCGGCTTGTCGATTTCTAGATTAAAAAAGGCCGGGAGCTGCATCTTCGTCCGTTCTAATTCCCTTTGGGGGATAAGATTTTTCCAATATTCTGTACGCTTTTTCCGTGGCAACTCTACCAGAAGGTGTTCGATTAATCAAGCCCACTCTGACCATATAGGATTCGTAATGGTCTTCCAGGGTGCGCTCTTCTTCGCCGACAACCGCGGCGATCGGCTTCAGCCCTACGGGTCCGCCTTTATACCGGTCTATCATACATTCCAATATTTGGCGATCCATTCTGTCCAATCCGTGTTCGTCGATTCCCAGTCTGCGAAAAGCTTCTTCGCAGGCCGGAATTCGAATTTTACGTTCGTCCTGGACTTCGGAAAAATCTCGGACTCTCTTTAAAAGATGATTCGCAATCCTAGGCGTCTTCCTAGATCGGCGGCCTATTTCCATTGCCGCCTCATTCTCGATTTCGTATCCTAAGATTTTCGCGGACCGGAGGACGATCTGTTTCATTTCTTCGTCGTCGTAGTATTCCAAACGACTATGAATTCCGAACCTGCTTTTTAGAGGATCGGAAATGAGGCCGCTGCGAGTCGTGGCACCGATCAGCGTAAACGGTTTTAACTTAATTTGAATGGTTTGTGCCGTGATCCCTTCTCCGACGAGAAGATCGATCATATAATTTTCCATCGCGGGGTATAGAATTTCTTCCACTTTACGCCCGAGCGAATGCACTTCGTCGATGAACAAAATATCCCGCTCTTCCAAATCGGTAAGAAGCTTTGCCAAGTCCGCGCCGCGAGTCAGAACCGGAGCCGAGGTAACTATAAGTCGAGCCCCCAATTCCTGAGCGATGATTCCCGCCAAAGTCGTTTTTCCTAAACCCGGAGGTCCGGAGAGCAAGACGTGGTCCAACGCTTGCCCTCGTTTCTTAGCCGCCCCGACGAAAACGGAAAGGTTGGAAAGAATTTCTTTTTGGCCTATAAACTCCGAAAAAAAGGAAGGGCGTAGAGTTACCTCCTCCTCGAATTTTTCATCCGGATTCAAAGTATGACGGGCCAAAGAAAGTCCGTTATTCCTTAAGTTTAACCGAAATCTTAAGAGTCTGTCCTTTTCGGAAAACGGTGATCGTTAATCGTTGTCCGATTTTAGATCCGCGTATTTTAGCGACGATCTCCGAAGCGTTTTTAACCTTGGCTCCGTCTATCTCCAAAATCACATCCTCGATTTCAATTCCCGCATCCGCAGCTGCGCTACCGTTCACCACTTGTCGCACGAATGCTCCGGATACGGACGGCAATTTTAATTCTTTTGCGATCTCTTCCGTTACATCATCCAGTCCGACTCCGAGGCGGGGACGTTTTACCTTTCCGCCTGATTTTAATTCTTCTACGATTGCCTTAGCTTCATTAATCGGAATTGCAAACCCGAGTCCGATCGAACCTCCGCTCGGTGAAACTATCATACGATTGATTCCGACTACACGGCCGTTGATGTCCAATAATGGGCCGCCGGAGTTTCCTTGATTGATGGCGGCGTCAGTTTGGATATAATGCACTCCCGAATTGTCTATTCCGCCGCGACCAACCGCGGAGACGATTCCGACAGTCATGGATTGTTCCAAACCCCATGGTGCGCCGATTGCAATCGACCAATCTCCCACTTTAACTGCGGAGGAATCGCCTAATTCAATCGGAGTCAAATTTGCATCCGTTTGGATTTTCAATAATGCGACATCGATCGTCTGATCGGAACCGATTAACTGGGCGGGAAATTTCTTTCCATCCTTCGTGCTTACCGTAAATTTATCCCAGCCGCCTACTACGTGTTCGTTGGTGAGAATATAACCGTCTTTGCTCAGAACGATTCCCGAACCTAACCCGCTCTGTTTTTCTTTCTGCGGGCGAACTCTGCCTCTACGACCGTAATAAAAATCGAAGAACGGATCGACGCCTTGTTGAGTGACCGTTCTCTCCGTTGCGACGGAAACGACACTAGGAGAAACGTTCGTGTAAACTTCTTCAAAGGCTTGTTGAATGGAAATTGCGGCTTTTGCCGCAGGTGTCGCTTCTCTATCCGCCTTCGCGTTGAGAAACAAAGAACTATTACCGGTAGAACCGCAATACAAGACTGGCGACAAAAGTGTGCCCGCCATCACTGATACTCCGATAACCAGGAAATTTTTGAATCTGTAGGTTTTTTTCATGGATTCCTTTCCTCGGGAATGGGATTCCGGTTGGTACGCTTCAGGATTCGTCGGAAACCGACTGTGTCAAGTTGGTTTCGGAAACGTTAATGGTATCACATCCGGGATTTTTTGTTTTTGAAGGTTTAGACGGCAGCGGGAAAAGCACCCTAAGCCGCTACGTATTTGACCGACTTTCTCAGCAGAGTGTTCCCGCAATTTGCTTTGCCGAACCCACCAAATATGAAACCGGACAATTTTTAAGAAAATTTCTACGGGGAGAAATCGAACTTTCCGGCGAGGATCAAATTCAAGCGTTCCTAAAAGACCGGGAAATGTCTTTGGAAAAAAACATTCTCCCGGCGTTGGCCGAAGGAAAGATCGTGCTTTTGGATCGGTATATATATTCCACTGCCGCGTATCAATCGGGGCTTGAGCTTTCCGCGCAGGAAATCTTAAGACGGAATTTGGAACAAGGCTTTCCCGAACCTGATCTTCTATTTTACTTAGATCTGGATCCGGAACTTGCATTGTTGAGAATGGAAGGAAGGGAGAACGCGAAAGAAAGATTCGAATCTTTGGAAGTTCTTCGCAAAATTCGCGACTCCTACGAGAGTATCCTTCCCTCGTCAACGATTCGACTCGATGCAAAAAAGACAACGGCTGAACTTGCGAATATCGTGCTGGAGAAAATTCTTTCAGTTAGCGGAGATTGCCGCTAAATTACGCAAGGTTTCTTCGTGAATGGAAGCCTCTCTATCAAGTTGCTCGGCCATATCTAATAGTTTTTTTTTGCGACCGGAGAGAGGAGATAATTTCGGTTCGGCGGACGCGAGTTCCCGTAAGTGAGCCGCCTCGTTTCGTTTCTTTTTAGCCAAATTTTGCAGATATCTTCGAACGAGATCTTTTTGTTCGGGAGTGGACAAACTTTCGACCAGAGCCTTTTCGGTTAGCCTGGCTTCCTCTTCGGCGGAAAATGACGCCAAGGAAAAGGGGGATAAAAATAAGAAAAAAACAATTCCGCAAAGACTTGCAAAGCGATTCAATTTCATATAATGATTCGGTCCCATTCTTCGTCGGTCGGGCGCATGCATCAGAATCCCGCTCTAAGATGCAAACTAAGAATCCCCAAAATTCTGTACACGAAAAAACATAGGATCCGCTCATTTTCGCCTTCTGATTATGTAAGATTAGAGCACTTCCGGCAAAAGCCTTAGATTGCTGTTGACGTTGAGCCTTCTCCTAAAAAACTCTCCTTACACATCGCACCTATAGCTCAACGGATAGAGTACAGGCCTCCGGAGCCTGGGGTCCGGGTTCGAGTCCCGGTAGGTGCAGAATTCCCGCTAAAACTAAAATTAAGGACTCGAAGCGAGAACTTGAAAGCAAGCATAGCGACTCATAGGGAGCGTAAATGCTTGCGACCGAACCACAGGATGTGGTGAGGCAAGTTCGAGACGCCGTGGAGCTTAGTCGAACAGGATGTGAGACTGCGAAACGGCGAGTCCCGGTAGGTGCAAAATTCCCGCTGAAACTAAAATCGAGGACTCGAAGCGAGAACTTGAAAGCAAGCATAGCGACTCATAGGGAGCGTAAATGCTTGCGACCGAACCACAGGATGTGGTGAGGCAAGTTCGAGACGCCGTGGAGCCGAGTCGAACAGGATGTGAGACTGCGAAACGGCGAGTCCCGGTAGGTGCGAAAATTCTATTCTAGAATTTCCGCTTCTTTCCAATTCCCGCGTTGCATTGCGATTTCGCGAGCTGTTTGCCCATCTTTCGTTTTTAGCTCAGGATTTGCTCCGTGTTTTAGAAGAAGAGCCACGATATGTCCGTTTCCCTGGCGCGATGCAGCGATATGCAACGGAGTATAGCCGCCTTCTTCCTGACCGTAATTAGGATCCGCACCCCGTTCGATTAAAAGTTTTACCGTTTCGTCCTTTCCGGAGGCTACCGCCGAATGAAGCGGAGTGTTACCGAAAGAAAATTTGCTCTTGGATTTTGCCTGTAACTCGGCTCCGTGATCCAGCAAGAATGTTACTAAAGAGCTTCGACCAAAATGAGCTGCTAAGTGAAGAGGAGTCCAACCGTCCGGACTATAGGAATGCACTGCCGTTGGATCTTTTTCCAACAATTCTTGAACCCTCGCCTGATTGCCGAGAGCGGCCGCTTCGAATAAATTTAAGGGAATTTCCAGGGTCAGATAGGCCTGAATGATGTCCTCCTTCCCGTAATAGAGGGCAAAGAGCAAAGGAGTAATACCCTCCGGATTTGCCAGAGAGCCTAAAGATGGGTTTTCGCGCAAGGCATAGATCACCTGGGCTTTTTGGCCGGAGGCGATCAGGTGAAATATATCGGACATTGGCAAACCTAACCCCCGAAGCGTAAAAGGGATACTGTCCCGTTTACTTTCCTTGTCAATTCAGATTAATACCCTTACAAAATTCTAATTATCGATCAATTCAAAAAGATCGAACGGTTGCAAGTCGACCGAAATCGGGAGCGGGGTAAGTATCGAATTTCCATTCTTCGTGTCGAACATAGAAACGCCCGGTTGCGTAAATTGCGTATTGGCTACGTACAGGATTCCGCCGGAAGAAAGTAATATGGAAGAAAGACTAGCATCGAAGGAAGAAGGAATGAAAAGCAAAGTGGAAAGTTTCGCGCCTGTACTCGGATCAAAAACCTGCAAAGTCTTATTAAAACCGGCATCCAGAACGCTCGCATATCCGAGATGATCGTTGGCGATTTGTACGACCATCAAATCTCCGCCCGAAGTCGTTTCCGCATATAAGTAATTCGGCAAGAAGGTCCTCGTAGAAAGCCGGAAAGCGACAATACCTCCGTCGATTCGACTGATATACCCTATATAATTCGGAGTCGGAATCACCAAATGCGGTTCGCCGAAAAGATTCAGTAATTGAGGTTTTCCTAATGGATTCGGAGTCGGAAAATTATATACTGCGACTACGCGATCGGAGTTGATATCGATTTCAAGCAAAAGAGAGAGGCCGCTCGGGGGCCAGTAGCCGCTTGCATCGTTGCGATCCAGACGTTGCAAACAAACAAAAAGACTGTTCCCGATGATTTTCATCCCTGACATTTCCGGCAACCCGTCGGGATGACCCGAAGTCGAGGTAGGTTCCGAATACCCGCCCAGATCCAAAGCCCCTAAAGATGTACCGTTGCTCGGATCGATAATTCTAAGGAATCGCGAGTTGTAAAGAGACACGTATGCCTTATTCGGTCCTGCAAATTCGATATCTGCGGGATTCGTACCGGCTCCCATAGACCATTCCGCAATCGTTTGAAACGCTAAATTCGGGTCCAGAATCTGGATACTGTCTCTATTTAATCTATTTATAATATATACTTTAGAACCGTAATATCTTCCGATTGCGTCGGAGTGAATCGGAGTCAAGCCGGGATAGGAAATTTTCAATTCCGGATTTAAGACTTTAAATCGTCCGGAACTGCTAAAATCGGTGGTTACGACTCCGATATTTCCGGAGACATTCGGCGTAAGAAACAAAGTATAGAGAGGAGGACGATGAATATCCTCGCAATTGACGGACAAGAGCCAAAAGAGAAGAATCGCAGAATAAGATAAAAGCCGTTTCATATTCCTAAAACCTTCCGCTTAAGGTGACGAACCAATTTCGACCCGGCAAGGGATATCCTACTATGTCCTCCACCCTCTTGTCACCTACGTTACGCAAATCAAAACTAAGAAGCAGTTCTTCGGGAGCCTTGTCAGTTTTAGGATCCCGAGGACTCTCCTCGATCGGAGAAGAATAAAGCACAATCGTCAAATATAGATTCCAGATCTGTCTTGCAGGTTGGTAGTTTATGTATTCGTTGGTTCTATCTTTAAAGACGGCTCCAACGTAAACCAATTCGACGCCGCCTTCCCACCTTTTAGCACGATATCCGACGGTGGAAGAAATTTCATGCCTTGGCCGTAACGGCAGATATTTTCCTCTCAAATACGGTGCGGCCGACATGTTGATCGCCTGCTGATACGTATAATCGATCAATAATTTCCAACCCTTATATTCGGTTTTATGAGAAATTTCCGTTCCGTCTATCTTAGCCGAATCGACATTTTCCGGCCTT from Leptospira fainei serovar Hurstbridge str. BUT 6 includes the following:
- a CDS encoding RsmD family RNA methyltransferase; this encodes MKPAKKGKGLRIQTGDLKGRVIPSPVSPEGKSNFTPAIFKKSLFDILESLQLQGRLNLSDAAFLDLFAGSGQIGIEALSRGFAKAVFLELAWDRYDSLKGVLSRLDREHLVLRKDAFRFHKDFDLTQTHKVYFIDPPYSFWEKKEAKIKAMVEDIVAEESGVAVIAIQSPTALNWDGFEPRPFGRNVLNVRVLV
- a CDS encoding LIC12806 family lipoprotein gives rise to the protein MRFSLIVLLSIFAFSCGVKPVPPPTGTFCDPLKKERECIMLDFRNGKTVFEEKEYSLKSSSILNYSFTAGDIVYEIEVLNENRVKIVGTDGSQKLFLRLKEKGERKREWARLWQVIKEGLGLK
- a CDS encoding energy transducer TonB family protein → MQLPAFFNLEIDKPTNIDEDDRRLLFASFLVFAFASFLVAHLFTRNVLWKILGEDPMVKVTDRDEREKIYEVLLEQDFVDSRVKDEYKALSNVDAAGSGGLTKKEGFHTDSPHREFIWGNLIKRPSQQANPKSSQTKTEEEKVYEVAILKNDPVQEQTKSQEQATQSSASGRMTKIPFNYRFEQDFLFRWDGGQSLSIPRKKLAGYDYFKRMLRQIEGSFAPPGGGNFGYRDGAGTVVREAIIPGEVRVQFMLNDAGQVIDTKLVSSQGQDMVDRACIDTLRGQNFGTVPEDVKSQGMIFGIRFIFPGFRR
- the ruvB gene encoding Holliday junction branch migration DNA helicase RuvB; the protein is MARHTLNPDEKFEEEVTLRPSFFSEFIGQKEILSNLSVFVGAAKKRGQALDHVLLSGPPGLGKTTLAGIIAQELGARLIVTSAPVLTRGADLAKLLTDLEERDILFIDEVHSLGRKVEEILYPAMENYMIDLLVGEGITAQTIQIKLKPFTLIGATTRSGLISDPLKSRFGIHSRLEYYDDEEMKQIVLRSAKILGYEIENEAAMEIGRRSRKTPRIANHLLKRVRDFSEVQDERKIRIPACEEAFRRLGIDEHGLDRMDRQILECMIDRYKGGPVGLKPIAAVVGEEERTLEDHYESYMVRVGLINRTPSGRVATEKAYRILEKSYPPKGIRTDEDAAPGLF
- a CDS encoding trypsin-like peptidase domain-containing protein, with amino-acid sequence MKKTYRFKNFLVIGVSVMAGTLLSPVLYCGSTGNSSLFLNAKADREATPAAKAAISIQQAFEEVYTNVSPSVVSVATERTVTQQGVDPFFDFYYGRRGRVRPQKEKQSGLGSGIVLSKDGYILTNEHVVGGWDKFTVSTKDGKKFPAQLIGSDQTIDVALLKIQTDANLTPIELGDSSAVKVGDWSIAIGAPWGLEQSMTVGIVSAVGRGGIDNSGVHYIQTDAAINQGNSGGPLLDINGRVVGINRMIVSPSGGSIGLGFAIPINEAKAIVEELKSGGKVKRPRLGVGLDDVTEEIAKELKLPSVSGAFVRQVVNGSAAADAGIEIEDVILEIDGAKVKNASEIVAKIRGSKIGQRLTITVFRKGQTLKISVKLKE
- the tmk gene encoding dTMP kinase; translation: MVSHPGFFVFEGLDGSGKSTLSRYVFDRLSQQSVPAICFAEPTKYETGQFLRKFLRGEIELSGEDQIQAFLKDREMSLEKNILPALAEGKIVLLDRYIYSTAAYQSGLELSAQEILRRNLEQGFPEPDLLFYLDLDPELALLRMEGRENAKERFESLEVLRKIRDSYESILPSSTIRLDAKKTTAELANIVLEKILSVSGDCR
- a CDS encoding LIC10421/LIC12816 family protein; its protein translation is MKLNRFASLCGIVFFLFLSPFSLASFSAEEEARLTEKALVESLSTPEQKDLVRRYLQNLAKKKRNEAAHLRELASAEPKLSPLSGRKKKLLDMAEQLDREASIHEETLRNLAAISAN
- a CDS encoding ankyrin repeat domain-containing protein, whose translation is MSDIFHLIASGQKAQVIYALRENPSLGSLANPEGITPLLFALYYGKEDIIQAYLTLEIPLNLFEAAALGNQARVQELLEKDPTAVHSYSPDGWTPLHLAAHFGRSSLVTFLLDHGAELQAKSKSKFSFGNTPLHSAVASGKDETVKLLIERGADPNYGQEEGGYTPLHIAASRQGNGHIVALLLKHGANPELKTKDGQTAREIAMQRGNWKEAEILE
- a CDS encoding YncE family protein; translated protein: MKRLLSYSAILLFWLLSVNCEDIHRPPLYTLFLTPNVSGNIGVVTTDFSSSGRFKVLNPELKISYPGLTPIHSDAIGRYYGSKVYIINRLNRDSIQILDPNLAFQTIAEWSMGAGTNPADIEFAGPNKAYVSLYNSRFLRIIDPSNGTSLGALDLGGYSEPTSTSGHPDGLPEMSGMKIIGNSLFVCLQRLDRNDASGYWPPSGLSLLLEIDINSDRVVAVYNFPTPNPLGKPQLLNLFGEPHLVIPTPNYIGYISRIDGGIVAFRLSTRTFLPNYLYAETTSGGDLMVVQIANDHLGYASVLDAGFNKTLQVFDPSTGAKLSTLLFIPSSFDASLSSILLSSGGILYVANTQFTQPGVSMFDTKNGNSILTPLPISVDLQPFDLFELIDN